One stretch of Brettanomyces nanus chromosome 4, complete sequence DNA includes these proteins:
- a CDS encoding uncharacterized protein (BUSCO:EOG093402S8) gives MAKRDKFARLKAARAGKKIDEDTEDVEIYDEVDELEYRKHKRDQLLNDDFIVDENGEGYAETGADDWDQPQQDYSDENVDDQDADGIDVSGSGHRHRKVKKSKKGHISNFFKPATEKVNDKKNIDTSNLDDILSDFTSTAVKKAKQDSIFGSTRRKDIFSSVKHGNTGRLSSPHVKPLNLKREMDSGSDELKSSSKRVRLSSENDEFYSALDTDDFEAPSSPIKKHASKVESLDIGVDKESVGEKEKEAEVGKEVDDDDDDDEEEDDDDILISRKRTTAMVDRSVNLSNARRTIKALDSSPFKDQTIISAAPSSSPSRFSDSSFDRLGESDVVDKETEIVRMYWMDSAEVDSTLLLFGKVKTPDGRLVSGVVQINGINREIYFLPREKRGMPDSRQENEEDDNKDAKVTTMDVYEEIVPLLMDKYGLSSIKAKPETKKYAFELPGIPKEAEYLKMLLPYQTKRCRNTVIPADLEGETFSHVFSANTNIFESFVLQRNIMGPCWLDIKGADFSALHNSTHCKVEMAVSSPTLITISDCKDSAPDLSILTINVQSFMNLKSGKQEVGSVSLAFHKGLPQDGPAASDLKPTEVTTLVRPVGGSLALPPGLKQLAIKKGMAVRTFNNERALLNCLAAVIKKTDPDVLLGHRLESVALDILLHRMYDLKVNTWSHFGRINRKQFPDKFGRHSGRNNVFYLREILQGRLICDIANELGQSLTPKCQSWELSEMYEMYCKQKYTPMEVNLASPAFGDDSNRLLAALNENQMAVKMISEVAFDIQILSLSKQLTNLAGNSWSHTLEGTRAGRNEYILLHEFTGNNYIVPDKETNQQRQYRRAHEEGAVAEETGGRKPKYQGGLVFEPIKGLVKNYVTVMDFNSLYPSIIQEFNICFTTVDRSNLHGDELPEVPPTEVPRGVLPKLLYELVSRRREVKKLLKDPRITPMERIQYDIKQRALKLTANSMYGCLGYVNSRFYAKPLAMLVTNRGREILMDTRQLAEGLALRVVYGDTDSVMIDTGCATMKDALKIANDFKQRVNERYNLLEIDIDNVFKRMLLHAKKKYAAVNCVLTADGEERTSLEVKGLDMKRREFCPLSKEVSTFILNKVLGDSEPEEALNEVYNYLGGVATKIKNNEVSMVKLKVNTRLSKDPTQYPGGKSMPAVQVALRLRDQGKIVRAGSVITFVITNEGLEEGASVSERARGIQEVLSKTANYQPDADFYLEKQFFAPISRLLERIEGYDVVRLASCLGLDSKRYEARARSLQNEDSLQPLDSTITDSERFRDSKDLFIVCPSCHVTIKFGGIQSSKEYHVTFTGVKCTACDSVIPWLSISAQLEHFIRHEISYYYAGWLVCSDCGLHTRQVSVYGRRCIGEHGTAHSCKGVMKYCYSNKQLYNQLLYLQSLFDVDKAKKRSLKSLHDPSIADKENVPVEMNKGELDALVEQNRESFEVMKGVVNKYLEDCGRRYVDMGSIFGFMVTV, from the coding sequence ATGGCCAAACGTGATAAGTTTGCTCGGCTTAAAGCCGCTCGTGCCGGTAAGAAAATCGATGAGGATacagaagatgttgaaatCTATGATGAGGTGGATGAATTGGAATATAGAAAGCACAAGAGAGATCAGTTATTGAATGATGACTTCattgttgatgaaaatggtGAAGGATATGCTGAAACAGGCGCTGATGATTGGGATCAGCCTCAACAGGATTATTCTGATGAGAATGTCGATGATCAGGATGCAGACGGTATTGACGTGTCTGGATCTGGACATCGTCATCGTAAGGTGAAAAAGAGTAAGAAAGGTCATatttccaacttctttaaaCCGGCAACAGAGAAGGTCAACGATAAAAAGAACATTGATACGAGTAATCTTGATGATATCTTGTCAGATTTTACTTCTACTGCTGTAAAGAAGGCGAAACAGGATTCGATATTTGGTAGCACTCGCAGGAAGGATATTTTTTCTAGTGTTAAGCACGGAAATACCGGCAGGCTTTCCAGTCCTCATGTGAAGCctttgaacttgaagaggGAAATGGACTCGGGTTCTGATGAGCtgaaatcatcttctaaAAGAGTTCGGCTAAGCTCTGAAAACGACGAATTCTACTCTGCCTTGGATACTGATGACTTTGAAGCACCTTCCTCTCCAATCAAGAAGCATGCTTCCAAAGTTGAATCTCTAGATATTGGggttgataaagaaagtgttggggagaaggaaaaagaagctgaagtGGGCAAGGAGgtcgatgatgacgatgatgacgatgaagaagaagatgacgacgacATTCTCAtttccagaaagagaactACTGCCATGGTTGACAGATCTGTGAACTTGAGTAATGCCAGGCGCACAATAAAAGCATTGGATTCATCTCCTTTCAAGGACCAGACTATCATTTCTGCCgctccatcttcttctccttccagATTCTCCGACTCCAGCTTTGATAGACTTGGAGAATCAGATGTGGTCGATAAAGAGACCGAAATTGTCAGAATGTACTGGATGGATTCTGCTGAAGTTGACAGTACTCTTTTGTTATTTGGCAAAGTAAAGACTCCAGATGGAAGACTAGTTTCAGGCGTCGTGCAGATCAATGGTATCAATAGAGAGATATATTTTTTGCCGAGGGAGAAAAGAGGAATGCCAGATAGTAGAcaagagaacgaagaagatgacaaCAAAGACGCTAAAGTGACAACTATGGATGTTTATGAAGAGATTGTACCTCTTCTGATGGATAAATATGGCCTGTCCTCCATCAAGGCCAAGCCAGAGACAAAAAAGTATGCTTTTGAACTTCCAGGAATcccaaaagaagcagagtACTTGAAAATGTTACTCCCATACCAAACTAAAAGGTGCAGAAATACCGTGATTCCCGCAGATCTTGAAGGTGAAACCTTCTCTCATGTGTTCAGTGCAAACACGAACATCTTTGAGTCTTTCGTTCTGCAGAGAAATATTATGGGTCCGTGCTGGTTGGATATTAAAGGCGCAGATTTCTCTGCGTTACATAATTCCACTCATTGTAAGGTGGAAATGGcagtttcttctccaacatTAATCACTATTTCTGACTGCAAGGACTCTGCTCCTGATTTAAGTATCCTGACTATTAATGTTCAATCCTTTATGAACCTGAAATCAGGAAAACAAGAAGTCGGCTCCGTTTCTTTGGCGTTCCACAAGGGCTTACCACAAGACGGTCCTGCTGCTAGTGATCTAAAGCCTACCGAGGTGACTACATTGGTGAGGCCCGTGGGAGGCTCTCTTGCATTGCCGCCTGGATTGAAGCAGTTAGCTATCAAAAAAGGTATGGCCGTGAGAACCTTCAACAATGAGCGTGCTTTGCTTAATTGTCTAGCTGCTGTTATTAAGAAAACAGATCCTGATGTGCTCCTAGGTCACAGACTTGAGAGTGTTGCACTTGATATCCTTTTGCATAGAATGTATGACCTCAAGGTTAACACTTGGTCACATTTCGGTCGCATCAACAGAAAGCAGTTCCCAGATAAGTTTGGAAGACACTCTGGAAGGAATAACGTTTTTTACCTAAGAGAGATTTTGCAGGGTAGATTGATTTGTGATATAGCAAACGAATTGGGACAGTCTTTGACTCCAAAGTGCCAATCATGGGAGTTGTCTGAGATGTATGAAATGTACTGTAAGCAAAAGTACACTCCAATGGAAGTGAATCTAGCCAGCCCTGCCTTTGGAGATGATTCAAATCGGTTACTGGCAGCATTGAATGAGAATCAAATGGCCGTCAAAATGATCAGTGAGGTAGCATTTGATATTCAAATTctatctctttcaaagcaACTAACAAATTTAGCAGGAAACTCTTGGTCTCATACTTTAGAAGGTACCAGGGCAGGGAGAAACGAGTATATCTTACTTCATGAGTTTACAGGAAACAACTATATAGTTCCTGATAAGGAGACAAACCAACAGAGACAGTATAGAAGAGCTCACGAGGAAGGTGCAGTTGCTGAGGAAACAGGGGGTAGAAAGCCCAAGTATCAGGGTGGTTTAGTCTTTGAGCCTATTAAGGGACTTGTAAAAAACTATGTTACCGTGATGGACTTCAACTCTTTATACCCATCTATCATTCAAGAGTTCAACATTTGCTTTACCACTGTTGACCGGTCTAATCTTCATGGAGATGAACTGCCCGAAGTGCCTCCTACAGAGGTTCCTCGTGGAGTGCTTCCAAAGTTACTTTATGAGTTGGTTAGTCGTCGAAGAGAGGTTAAAAAGCTACTGAAAGATCCTCGAATCACTCCTATGGAGAGAATTCAGTACGATATTAAGCAGAGAGCTTTGAAGTTAACGGCCAACTCGATGTATGGATGTTTGGGCTACGTGAATTCAAGATTCTACGCCAAGCCATTAGCAATGCTTGTCACGAACAGAGGTAGAGAAATTTTGATGGATACTAGACAATTGGCTGAAGGCCTCGCTTTGAGAGTTGTATATGGTGATACCGATTCTGTTATGATTGACACCGGGTGCGCTACGATGAAGGATGCTCTTAAGATTGCAAATGATTTCAAACAAAGAGTCAATGAACGGTATAACTTGTTAGAGATCGATATCGATAATGTGTTCAAAAGGATGCTATTACATGctaagaagaagtatgCTGCAGTTAACTGCGTTCTAACTGCAGATGGTGAAGAGAGAACCAGTCTAGAAGTGAAAGGTTTGGATatgaagaggagagaaTTTTGTCCATTGTCCAAAGAAGTGTCTACTTTCATTTTGAATAAGGTTCTTGGTGATTCTGAACCGGAAGAAGCTTTAAATGAAGTTTATAACTATCTTGGAGGAGTCGCAACgaagatcaagaacaaTGAGGTTTCAATGGTCAAATTGAAGGTCAATACGAGACTTTCTAAAGATCCTACTCAGTACCCTGGCGGTAAATCAATGCCAGCCGTACAAGTTGCCCTTAGACTTAGAGACCAAGGTAAGATTGTGAGAGCAGGTAGTGTGATCACTTTTGTGATTACAAATGAAGGTCTTGAGGAGGGCGCCAGTGTATCAGAGCGTGCTAGAGGTATTCAAGAGGTTCTTTCGAAGACGGCCAACTACCAGCCAGATGCAGATTTCTATCTAGAGAAGCAATTTTTTGCTCCTATATCTCGATTACTCGAGAGAATTGAAGGCTACGATGTTGTGAGGTTAGCCAGCTGTTTGGGTTTGGATTCCAAACGATATGAAGCACGTGCTAGGTCTTTACAAAACGAGGACTCCTTACAGCCGTTGGATTCTACGATTACAGACAGTGAAAGGTTCAGAGATAGCAAAGACCTGTTCATTGTTTGTCCGTCTTGCCATGTTACCATAAAATTTGGAGGTATTCAAAGCAGTAAAGAGTACCACGTGACATTTACTGGTGTTAAATGCACCGCATGCGATAGTGTTATACCGTGGCTAAGTATTAGTGCTCAACTAGAGCATTTCATCCGGCATGAGATCTCGTATTACTACGCAGGATGGCTTGTGTGCAGCGATTGTGGATTACATACGAGACAGGTGAGTGTCTATGGAAGACGATGCATCGGTGAGCACGGTACAGCACATAGTTGTAAAGGTGTGATGAAATATTGCTACAGTAACAAACAGCTGTACAATCAACTACTTTATCTTCAGTCATTGTTTGATGTGGATAAagcgaagaagagaagtttgaaGTCGTTACATGATCCTTCGATTGCAGACAAGGAGAATGTGCCAGTGGAGATGAACAAGGGTGAATTAGATGCTCTAGTCGAGCAAAATAGAGAGTCGTTTGAGGTGATGAAAGGAGTGGTAAATAAATACTTGGAAGACTGTGGCCGGAGATATGTTGATATGGGAAGTATCTTTGGATTTATGGTGACTGTATGA
- a CDS encoding uncharacterized protein (BUSCO:EOG09340NVG~EggNog:ENOG41), with protein MISENETDESQFEYSLSLSHNNDMVDPLVGVLDSEEALNESTDSNTASPPPPNMGDFQELDMLNDDFTESVIIDKNEMVETSDDQDLLSSPSSKMSFDGESEQDIDGFTNFNIILEYPRLNYQFEELGSFEEEIEDWFSSSDLKSLKSLKVLASADKRGTSSLKEIETALFDLLHAKSTPQEDKILRLVIRSSYLVMGSYGTVSSQKEIIERIVTQSGRLVEFNSTLITDLSELIKTRANELADAGNCETTLTHQLIQLWSNQLFYAMTTLHFIILTFLKGLNSDYKQKSSLIDLLDRVDLLGSVTKAIDKWRWISCESEDTEPASIINSISATNLNDGKESLHNSTDDSKSSNMSLPIIMAFKLRNVVIFLNDLILLQFGDLAQVESTKDFLAYKNNDVGDIPEDGSKSDVKITPIDYRRYREDLTTRYPTFTPPKYELSQILEVSLSNDEDMPDQCLPDLVSSLSMFSSEGSLKSKNDCLAGLFKGPSNPPDIHIATPMPSPTLTPQHTGTSGSSNTSEYERCNGDAKKKLFLTQSDYPNIYPFENDIPYSIQEATDIFYHHVEDDFHLKQFTSTFESFVKEESGFSTSDRTIESSFLYSDTDVKKDPMFTSEIRSLQRVERYYKENLPYLSSLIYVLIQIISSNVIPFHAEDKKYRQRGPRGGNGANHSESQQSYSCSRSPSNDSNKRPYLINGLTPSDKQRLEVLRMKESTLKSASTIILMLTKWFKLSHILKYEYFTALLFDNNFILQSFRLLDGNKVHAQWGKSYDFKDPESLINNRLVYCDYQVLYRLKNCNFFLKALSLSDCKNKLFETPPSEKEECESIFQFKDGAGSESMLSFILPFNAQCNISVENPNRRFCLIVNSLFKVLYSMVSHFKIQRIYKLMEVRPTDTLRFYLTLFNQSLYKPILKIIKLMSPFSGKKWRANNMDMISFVYLFYKVGLKDSWLTNFFTGSLEERLKTSYENEFALRSLLRYYNTKNYGKTLQKFGYNSDERSLLRDNKKVNDEFFQDQMENLIPDEFQNYLKIQE; from the coding sequence ATGATCTCAGAAAATGAAACTGATGAGTCTCaatttgaatattctttGTCACTCAGTCACAACAATGATATGGTCGATCCTTTGGTTGGTGTTCttgattcagaagaagctttaAATGAGAGCACTGATAGTAATACCGCTTctccacctcctccaaatATGGGTGATTTTCAGGAATTAGATATGCTGAACGACGATTTTACAGAGAGTGTAATAATTGACAAAAATGAAATGGTCGAGACAAGTGACGATCAGGATCTGCTCTCGTCTCCTAGCAGTAAGATGTCCTTCGACGGAGAGAGTGAACAAGATATAGACGGATTCACCAATTTCAATATTATTCTGGAATATCCACGACTCAATTATCAGTTCGAAGAGCTTGGATcctttgaagaggagattgagGATTGGTTTAGTAGCAGTGATTTGAAATCTTTAAAGTCCTTGAAAGTGTTGGCGTCTGCTGATAAGCGCGGCACATCTTCTCTGAAAGAGATCGAAACAGCCTtatttgatcttcttcacgCTAAATCTACACCTCAAGAAGATAAAATTCTTCGTCTCGTGATACGGTCTAGTTATCTAGTTATGGGCAGTTATGGAACTGTCAGCAGCCAAAAGGAAATCATCGAACGGATTGTGACTCAATCGGGTAGACTTGTCGAATTCAATTCCACTCTTATTACAGATCTATCTGAGTTAATTAAGACTAGGGCCAATGAGTTGGCCGATGCAGGCAATTGTGAAACCACTTTAACACATCAGCTTATTCAACTCTGGTCAAATCAGCTTTTCTACGCAATGACGACCCTACATTTTATTATTTTGACTTTTCTTAAGGGTCTTAACTCCGATTATAAACAGAAATCATCTCTAATAGACTTGTTGGATCGGGTGGATCTTTTGGGAAGTGTTACCAAAGCTATCGATAAATGGAGATGGATTTCTTGTGAATCTGAAGATACCGAACCAGCCAGTATTATAAATTCTATCTCGGCCACGAATCTCAAcgatggaaaagaatcaCTCCATAATTCCACTGATGATTCTAAGAGTTCAAATATGTCTTTGCCCATTATCATGGCATTCAAATTGAGAAACGTTGTAATCTTTCTCAATGACTTGATTCTACTTCAATTTGGTGACCTCGCTCAAGTTGAATCGACAAAAGACTTTTTAGCATACAAAAATAATGATGTTGGGGATATCCCTGAAGATGGCTCTAAGTCTGATGTTAAGATAACGCCTATTGATTATCGCCGTTATAGAGAAGATCTTACCACTAGATACCCAACATTTACTCCTCCCAAATATGAGTTATCACAAATCTTGGAGGTTTCCCTTAGCAATGATGAAGACATGCCAGATCAATGCCTTCCCGATCTCGTTAGCTCGCTTTCGATGTTCAGTAGTGAAGGCTCTTTGAAGTCCAAAAATGACTGTTTAGCAGGACTTTTTAAGGGTCCTTCGAATCCTCCCGACATTCATATCGCTACACCCATGCCTTCACCCACATTAACACCTCAGCATACTGGTACATCAGGCTCTTCTAATACCTCTGAATATGAGCGATGTAATGGCGAcgcaaagaagaagctctTTTTGACCCAGTCCGATTACCCAAATATATATCCCTTCGAGAATGACATTCCCTACAGCATCCAAGAAGCTACAGATATATTTTACCATCAtgtggaagatgattttcATTTGAAGCAGTTTACCTCAACGTTTGAGAGTTTTGTTAAGGAGGAAAGCGGGTTCAGCACTTCGGATAGAACTATTGAGAGCTCATTTTTGTATTCGGATACCGAtgtaaagaaagatccCATGTTCACCTCTGAGATTCGATCCTTGCAGCGGGTAGAAAGGTATTACAAGGAAAATTTACCTTATCTGAGCTCACTCATATATGTTCTTATCCAGATTATCTCGTCCAATGTTATACCATTCCACGCAGAAGACAAAAAGTATCGACAGAGAGGCCCTCGCGGAGGTAATGGTGCCAATCATTCTGAGAGTCAACAAAGCTACTCTTGCTCACGGTCTCCTAGTAATGATAGTAATAAGAGACCATATCTGATCAACGGTCTCACTCCCTCTGATAAACAGAGACTCGAAGTGCTGCGCATGAAAGAATCGACATTAAAAAGTGCATCAACTATCATTTTAATGCTTACAAAATGGTTCAAACTTTCGCATATACTGAAATATGAATATTTCACTGCACTTCTATTTGACAATAACTTCATCCTGCAATCGTTCAGATTGCTAGACGGTAACAAAGTGCATGCCCAATGGGGCAAATCTTATGACTTTAAGGACCCGGAAAGTTTGATCAATAATAGATTAGTCTATTGTGATTATCAAGTATTATACcgtttgaagaattgcaatttctttttgaaggCGTTGAGTTTATCGGACTGCAAAAACAAACTGTTTGAGACTCCACCAAGTGAAAAGGAGGAATGTGAGAGCATATTCCAGTTTAAAGATGGAGCAGGTAGCGAAAGTATGCTCTCGTTTATTCTTCCATTCAATGCTCAGTGTAACATATCTGTGGAGAACCCTAATAGAAGATTTTGTTTAATCGTGAACAGTTTGTTCAAGGTTCTTTACAGCATGGTATCTCATTTCAAGATTCAACGGATTTACAAGCTTATGGAAGTTCGGCCGACAGATACATTGAGGTTCTATTTGACTCTATTCAACCAGAGTCTTTACAAACCTATCTTGAAAATAATCAAGCTTATGAGTCCGTTCAGCggaaagaaatggagagCCAATAATATGGATATGATTTCATTTGTATATCTATTTTACAAGGTAGGCCTAAAGGACAGTTGGCTCACAAATTTCTTTACTGGAAGTTTGGAGGAAAGATTAAAAACATCCTACGAGAACGAGTTTGCACTCAGAAGCCTATTAAGGTACTACAACACCAAGAATTATGGAAAAACTCTTCAGAAATTTGGTTATAATTCGGACGAGAGGAGCCTTTTGAGGGACAATAAAAAGGTAAATGACGAGTTCTTTCAAGACCAGATGGAAAACCTGATACCTGATGAGTTTCAGAACTATTTGAAAATACAGGAGTAA
- a CDS encoding uncharacterized protein (EggNog:ENOG41) has translation MISLEDSVGLRVKITTYTDETFQGIIHSYNPQSGMISLVDDSSVAHNTGYSKDTNFRVVKSTFVKSVQKLSSQKISLPVETSKTTNKVDKFRSMHNKPAVIPLASIADSFKHGVSKSIAKQELEFNRRRIFGQRKISIEGESVFNQLFNLLPEGNVTFDKNDNIAIFGNHLLVQKSYRSENCRILRGTGEEEEQQLSYIRKVIKDIWNKLETERKGG, from the exons ATGATCTCGCTAGAAGATAGTGTTGGATTGAG GGTCAAAATCACCACATATACAGATGAGACCTTCCAGGGTATAATCCACTCGTATAATCCACAGTCGGGTATGATATCTTTGGTGGATGACAGCTCAGTGGCCCATAATACGGGATACTCTAAGGATACAAATTTTCGAGTTGTGAAGAGCACATTCGTTAAATCTGTACAGAAATTGAGCAGTCAGAAGATATCATTACCAGTGGAAACTTCAAAGACCACAAATAAAGTGGACAAGTTCCGATCAATGCATAATAAGCCGGCAGTAATTCCACTGGCATCAATTGCAGATAGTTTCAAGCATGGTGTTAGTAAATCAATAGCTAAGCAGGAGCTTGAATTCAACAGAAGGAGGatctttggccaaagaaagattagCATAGAGGGCGAATCTGTGTTCAATCAATTGTTCAATCTTTTACCTGAAGGTAATGTGACGTTTGACAAGAATGACAACATTGCAATCTTTGGTAATCACTTGTTGGTGCAGAAATCATATCGTTCCGAGAACTGTCGAATATTGAGGGGTacaggagaagaagaagaacaacaaTTGTCGTATATTAGAAAGGTGATAAAGGATATATGGAACAAGCTGGAGACGGAGAGAAAAGGTGGTTAA
- a CDS encoding uncharacterized protein (BUSCO:EOG09341S8I), producing MCVPSIPQGFEDNVRKTNLDLAYILPNVAACSAPTDKQVKKLYQNSLTTLCQTLSVNHGEQNWTILNLRTEKIGYDPKIIEANGGNFQYRPFLDNNAIPLDQLIKVIKEIDQYLSANGRRAVIIHYRHGKGRTGSIIVGYIMYKYNLNFGDANELFIKRRKIYKHGVSVPSQVRYLEYYQLYIQSENVRLKYDQLTMHNPTITVTKLVIHGLKWNRKLETFLISCQTFGDDGSKLVNKLDLYDRTALVQSMGSDLVLIPRTPLQITDQLDISFQFTMTIKSITVFMLWFWINVGINPSSLNVTIPWNRMDGYRGSQRKGLKLFESVQILLSLS from the coding sequence ATGTGTGTACCATCAATTCCacaaggatttgaagacaaTGTGAGAAAAACCAATTTGGATTTGGCCTACATTCTCCCCAATGTTGCTGCATGTTCAGCTCCCACTGATAAGCAGGTTAAGAAACTCTACCAGAACAGCTTGACTACACTGTGTCAAACTCTTAGTGTCAATCATGGAGAACAAAATTGGACGATTCTCAATCTTCGTACCGAGAAAATAGGCTACGATCCTAAGATAATAGAGGCAAACGGTGGCAATTTTCAATATAGACCTTTTCTAGATAACAATGCCATACCATTGGATCAATTGATTAAAGTCATCAAGGAAATCGATCAATATTTGTCTGCAAACGGTCGCAGAGCAGTGATTATTCATTATCGCCATGGAAAAGGACGTACCGGTTCTATTATCGTGGGTTACATCATGTATAAATATAACCTCAACTTCGGTGATGCTAATGAACTTTTCattaagagaagaaagatctATAAACATGGAGTCTCTGTTCCATCCCAAGTTCGGTACCTTGAATACTACCAACTGTATATTCAATCAGAGAATGTTAGACTGAAATATGATCAACTGACTATGCATAATCCTACCATTACCGTAACAAAACTCGTTATACATGGCCTCAAGTGGAATAGAAAGTTAGAGACATTTCTTATAAGTTGTCAAACCTTCGGTGATGACGGTTCAAAGTTGGTAAATAAGCTGGATTTATATGATAGAACAGCGTTAGTCCAGTCAATGGGCTCCGATTTGGTTCTAATACCGAGAACTCCATTGCAAATTACTGATCAACTAGACATCTCTTTCCAATTTACTATGACCATTAAGTCAATTACAGTATTTATGCTCTGGTTCTGGATCAATGTAGGTATTAACCCTTCCTCTCTAAATGTTACCATCCCTTGGAATCGAATGGATGGTTATAGAGGTTCACAAAGAAAGGGGCTTAAACTTTTTGAATCCGTGCAGATCCTGCTCAGTCTGTCTTAA
- a CDS encoding uncharacterized protein (BUSCO:EOG09342U8B): protein MEEVDSILVDNVKSFTAGGFGGICAVLTGHPFDLTKVLLQTNQYKSSMEAISSTLKSHGPLGFYKGVTSPLLGVTPMFAVSFWGYDLGKRLVGSARKGPKDAPLTIGQISAAGFFSAIPTTLIAAPFERVKVVMQVTKENVSFLDTVKKLYKEGGLRSIFKGSAATLARDGPGSAVYFATYEFLKNRWSGKDSNLSIGAITLAGGFAGVAMWTTIFPVDTVKSMQQSSTLKSTMLQTAKRVYTAKGVPGFFPGIGPALARSFPANAATFLGVELARKALDSWL, encoded by the coding sequence atgGAGGAAGTCGACAGTATCCTTGTGGATAACGTCAAATCGTTTACTGCTGGGGGGTTTGGGGGTATTTGTGCCGTTCTCACAGGCCACCCGTTTGACCTTACCAAGGTTTTATTACAGACGAATCAATATAAAAGCTCTATGGAAGCCATCAGTAGCACTCTAAAGAGCCATGGCCCACTTGGCTTTTACAAAGGTGTTACTTCTCCGCTATTGGGAGTTACTCCGATGTTTGCCGTGTCCTTCTGGGGATATGATTTGGGTAAACGACTAGTTGGCAGTGCTCGAAAAGGTCCTAAAGATGCTCCGCTAACCATAGGCCAAATAAGTGCAGCGGGATTCTTCAGTGCTATTCCAACCACTTTAATTGCAGCTccttttgaaagagtcaAGGTGGTTATGCAGGTTACCAAAGAGAACGTTTCATTCCTGGATACAGTGAAAAAATTatacaaagaaggaggttTGAGATCTATATTCAAGGGATCTGCTGCTACATTGGCTAGAGATGGACCAGGGTCGGCGGTCTATTTTGCTACTTATGAGTTTTTAAAGAATAGGTGGTCTGGTAAGGACTCCAATCTGTCCATCGGTGCAATTACTCTAGCAGGAGGTTTCGCTGGTGTGGCAATGTGGACTACAATTTTTCCTGTGGACACGGTGAAATCTATGCAGCAATCTTCTACGTTGAAGAGTACCATGTTACAGACGGCAAAAAGAGTCTACACAGCCAAGGGTGTTCCCGGTTTCTTCCCCGGTATAGGACCTGCCTTAGCAAGAAGCTTTCCGGCAAATGCGGCTACCTTTTTGGGAGTTGAACTTGCTCGAAAGGCCCTGGATTCCTGGCTGTAG